A window of Neorhizobium galegae bv. orientalis str. HAMBI 540 genomic DNA:
TCGCCTCGAACGCGGAGAGCAGGCCGGACAATTCCACCCGCAGCCGCGCCAGCAGATCCTGCGCCGCCTTCAGCGAAGGCATGGCGATGAACGCGTTGCGCTCGATCTGCGGTTTCGGATGCAGTTTCAGGCAGGCGCGGGTCACGACGCCAATCGTGCCTTCGGTGCCGATGAACAGAGGATTGAGATCGTAGCCGGAATTATCCTTCGGCAACCCTTTGAGCGAGGAGAGGATCGTGCCGTCCGGCAGCACCGCTTCCAGGCCCATGACCTGCGCCCGGTACATGCCGTAACGCAGAACCCGGATGCCGCCGGCATTGGTGGCGATATTGCCGCCGACGGTCGCGGTGCCGCGTGCGCCGATATCGACGCCGAAGAACAGGCCGACATCGCTCGCCGCCTGCTGCACCACCTGCAGCGGCGTGCCCGCCTTGACGATCATCGTCTGGGCCGCGACATCGAGCGCCTCGATGCCATTCATCCGTTCGAGCGAGATGGAAATCTCTCCCTGAAGCGGCCGCGAGGATCCGGAAAGTCCGGTACGCCCGCCCTGCACGACGATCGGCTGGCCGAGCTCGTTGGCGGCGGAAAGGATGGCGGAAACATCCTGGGTATCGCGCGGGCGCAGAACGGCGACAGGCCGGGCACCGCGAGCGGTCGCATCGGCGGCATAACCGTCGGAAACCGCATCGCCGATGAGGATCGCAGCGGCATCCAGCCGGTTTTCGAGGCGGGAAAGAAGACGGCTGGCGCGATCAGAGGACAAGGATGGCCTCCCGCGCGTATCCCGCCGTCCGGCCCTGCGCTCCGGCTCCACCGAATGCGATTGCGCCCATTCTCTTGTCCCCTTATTTCTTGGGGCGAGGTTATTCCCATTCCCCTATTTGTCAAACCTATATTTAAAAAGCAGTAGCCATTTTATCCTTCTCATGGCATCACTATGCCAGGAACCATGGGAAGGGTGACATGATCCTCAAATATGACGAGGTTGTCCGCACGGGCATCGCGAGGCAAGTGTCCGACAATATCCGCTCGGCGATCATGGATGGCCGGCTGAAAGTGGACGAACGCCTGCCGACCGAAGAGGAGCTTGCGAAAAGCTTCGGCATTTCCCGCCCGACCGTCCGCGAAGCCCTGAAGCGGCTTGCCGCGCAGAACCTCATCCATTCCAAACGCGGCCCGACCGGCGGCAATTTCGTCAAGCGGCCGGACCCGGAAGGCCTTTCCAAGGCGATCACGGGTGCTGCCACCCTGCTCGTCGGCATCGGCGCTTTCGACATCGAAGAGATCATCACCGCAAGGCTTGAGACGGAAACCGTCTGCTGCCGTCTGGCCGCCGCAAATCGCAGCGAAGCCGACCTCGCTGCGATGGAAGCGGAGATCGCGGTGCAGCTCGACGAGGCGATCAGCGACGAGGATTTCTGCGCTTCGGACGTGCGTTTTCACAGGGCACTGGTGGAATCGACCGGCAACGGCCCGTTGAAGCTGATGATGTACACCGTCATCGAGGCTTTCATTCCGATCACCAACATGATCGTCTTCCGCGTCCGCGAACGCCGACACGTCGCCTCGCTGCACCAGGAAATCATCGATGCGGTGCGCAGCCGCGAGGATGCCAAGGCCGCCGATGCGCTGGCCCGGCTGCTCGCCTATGTACGCGAAAGCTATTCCGCCGTGCTCGACGCGCGCGCCAAACGCGATGCGCCCTCACAGGCCTCCGCTTGAATTCAATCACACCAGAATATCGGGAGAGAGACATGACCGAGACCTTCACCGCCATGGTGATCGACGCCGTCGACGGCAAGCCGAAAGGCGCCTTCAGGGAGATCTCGATCGCCGATCTTCCCGACAATGACGTGCTGGTCGAGATCGCCTATTCGACGTTGAACTACAAGGACGGGCTGGCGATATCCGGCAAGGGGCGCATCGCAAGGCGGATGCCGATGATCGGCGGCATCGACCTTTCCGGCACGGTGATCGAATCCCGCTCGCCGGAATGGAAGGCCGGCGACAAGGTTGTTCTGAACGGCTGGGGCCTTTCCGAAACCGAATGGGGCGCCTTTGGCCGCTATCAGCGGGTCAAGCCGGAATGGCTGATCCGCCTGCCCGACGCCTTTTCGATGGAACAGGCGATGGCGATCGGAACGGCGGGTTATACCGCCGCACTCTGCGTCGATGCGCTGGAGAAATGGGGTTCGATCAAGCCTGGCGAGGGAGAAGTGCTGGTCACCGGTGCGGCCGGCGGCGTCGGCTCGGTGGCAATCGCACTACTGGCAGCCCGCGGCTACAATGTCACCGCCTCGACCGGCCGTCCGGAAACCCACGATTATCTCGCCTCGCTCGGCGCCTCCAATTTCATCGACCGCGCCGTGCTTGCCGAAAAGGGTGGCCCGCTGCAGAAGGAACGCTGGACCGGCGGCATCGACTCGGTCGGCTCGACCACACTCGTCAACGCGCTCTCCCAGACGATGCGCGGTGGTGCCATCGCCGCCTGCGGCCTCGCCGGCGGCGCGGACCTTCCGGGCACCGTGCTCCCGCACATCCTGCGGGCCGTGACCCTGATCGGCGTCGACAGCGTCATCGCCACCCGCGAACAGCGGCTTTCGGCCTGGGCGCGGCTCGCTCGCGATCTCGATCCCGCCAAGCTTTCGGACATCACCACGACCGAGCCGATGTCGAACCTGCCGCAGCTCGCCGAGGATATCATCGCCGGCAAGATCCGCGGCCGGGTGGTGATCGACGTGAGGAAATAAAGCTGAGTTACGTCTAGCTACCGTTTTATCCGGCTTCCGGTCGGCGAGAAATCGCCGGTCAATGCCACGCCTCCCTGTCCCCTAAAATCCTGACAAATGCGTAAAATCGCATTTGTCAGAGTTGAATTCATGCATTAGCGTCCGTCGCCGGCGAAGGTGTACGACATCCGGATGGCATACCATCCGCCGGACGTCCTATTCTCGGCCAAGAGGCGGAAATGGCGCATCCGGCATGAGGTCGCCTGGCGTGGGAGAGCGGTTTTGAGCAGTGATCATGAGGTCTTCACCGGCCGCCGGGAAGACATGAGACTTGTTACCGGCCAAGGCGCATATACCGCCGACAAGGTGCTGGACGGCCAACTCCACGCCGCATTCTTGAGGGCCGATCAGCCGCATGCGCGCATCGTTTCGATCGATGTCGAGGCGGCGCTCGCGGCACCTGGCGTCCATCTCGTGCTGACCGGCAAGGATGCGCTTCAAGCCAATCTGATCGCCCCCGGCCCGTTGGTCTCCTTCCCCGGCGTCGATGGCATGAAGATCAAGGCACCGAACCGTTACGCGCTTTCGACCGACCGCGTCCGCTTCGTCGGCGAGCCGGTCGCAGTGGTGATTGCCGACAGTGCCGACACGGCCGCCGATGCGGTTGAACTGATCGCCGTCGAATACGAGGATCTGCCGGCGATCATCGACCCGGAGGCGGCATTGGAAGACGGAGCGCCGCAGCTTTTCGACGACGTGCCGGGCAATCTGGTTTTCCTGCACGGGTTCGGCGACAAGGCGACGGCCGACGAAGCCTTCGCCAAGGCCGCGCATGTCGCGACGCTGACGGTCGAGTCGCAACGCGTCGCTGCCAACCCGCTCGAACTCAAATCTTTCATGGCCGCATACGACGCGGAAACAGACGTTTTCGACGTCTATTCCGCCAGCCAGGGCACCGGCCTTGGCGACGGGCTTGCCCGCTTCACCGGCCATCCGCCGGAAAAGGTGCGCCATCACATGGGCGATGTCGGGGGCAGCTTCGGCATCCGCGGCGCGCCCTATCCGGAATATGCGGCGATCATGCTTGCCGCCAAGAAGCTCTGTCGCCCCGTACGCTGGACCGCCAGCCGCACCGAAAGCTTCCTTGCCGATTATCATGGCCGGGCTGTCAGGTTCGCGGGCGAGCTGGCGCTTGGCGAGACCGGCGAATTCCTCGCCATCCGCATGAATGTCGTCTGCGATCTCGGCGCCTACCATTCGCCGGCCGGCGCGCTGATCAACGTCCTGAACCCGATGCTGACCGGCACGGGATGTTACCGCATCCCCGCGGTTTACGGGCTCAACCGCCTCGCCTTTACCAATACCTCGCCGATTGCCGCCTATCGCGGTGCGGGCCGTCCGGATATCAACTATTTCGTCGAGCGGCTGGTCGATCAGGCGGCCACCGATCTCGGTATGGACCGGATCGAGATCCGCCGGAAGAACCTCATTCCCGACGACGCCTACCCCTACAAGACGCCGACCACCGTTTACGACAGCGGCAGCTATGTCGCGATGCTGGAGGAAGCCCTCACGATGTCCGACTGGAAGGGTTTCGAAGCCCGCCGGAAGGAAGCCGAAAAGCGCGGCAATCTGCGCGGCATCGGCATGGGCATCTTCGTCGAGCCCTCGGGCGGCGGCCACATGCCGGAGGAGACCGAGATCCGCTTCGAGGCGGACGGGACGCTGACGCTCTATACGCTTTCCGGTTCCGCCGGCCAGGGCCACGAAACGGTGCTGCCGCGGCTGGTCGCCAGGGAACTCGGTATCGACGAGAACCTGATCAACCTGCGCGCCAACAGCGTCCATGCGCCTCACAAGCTGAAGGGCGCAGGAACCATGGGCTCGCGGACCATGGCCTCGCATGGCGCGTCCCTGACGATCACCTCACGCGAGGTGGTGAA
This region includes:
- a CDS encoding FAD-binding oxidoreductase — translated: MSSDRASRLLSRLENRLDAAAILIGDAVSDGYAADATARGARPVAVLRPRDTQDVSAILSAANELGQPIVVQGGRTGLSGSSRPLQGEISISLERMNGIEALDVAAQTMIVKAGTPLQVVQQAASDVGLFFGVDIGARGTATVGGNIATNAGGIRVLRYGMYRAQVMGLEAVLPDGTILSSLKGLPKDNSGYDLNPLFIGTEGTIGVVTRACLKLHPKPQIERNAFIAMPSLKAAQDLLARLRVELSGLLSAFEAIFPDVYEGTVDYMGIRPPVEKGAGMYAMVEIHGQAPDQDNERFEAALAAALEDGLATDVVLSNSLREFNGLWGIRDGINDYLFGNGVTIGFDISVPLSRMQEFLDRAALAVDEIDPDARTYIFGHLGDGNLHYCMFSHHEKKVAEAIFSGIEAVGGGVSAEHGIGTDKVKYLKYARSEAEIATMRRLKTAFDPNYILNRGRVFEAPVSVQQAERA
- a CDS encoding FadR/GntR family transcriptional regulator, with product MILKYDEVVRTGIARQVSDNIRSAIMDGRLKVDERLPTEEELAKSFGISRPTVREALKRLAAQNLIHSKRGPTGGNFVKRPDPEGLSKAITGAATLLVGIGAFDIEEIITARLETETVCCRLAAANRSEADLAAMEAEIAVQLDEAISDEDFCASDVRFHRALVESTGNGPLKLMMYTVIEAFIPITNMIVFRVRERRHVASLHQEIIDAVRSREDAKAADALARLLAYVRESYSAVLDARAKRDAPSQASA
- a CDS encoding MDR family oxidoreductase — protein: MTETFTAMVIDAVDGKPKGAFREISIADLPDNDVLVEIAYSTLNYKDGLAISGKGRIARRMPMIGGIDLSGTVIESRSPEWKAGDKVVLNGWGLSETEWGAFGRYQRVKPEWLIRLPDAFSMEQAMAIGTAGYTAALCVDALEKWGSIKPGEGEVLVTGAAGGVGSVAIALLAARGYNVTASTGRPETHDYLASLGASNFIDRAVLAEKGGPLQKERWTGGIDSVGSTTLVNALSQTMRGGAIAACGLAGGADLPGTVLPHILRAVTLIGVDSVIATREQRLSAWARLARDLDPAKLSDITTTEPMSNLPQLAEDIIAGKIRGRVVIDVRK
- a CDS encoding xanthine dehydrogenase family protein molybdopterin-binding subunit yields the protein MSSDHEVFTGRREDMRLVTGQGAYTADKVLDGQLHAAFLRADQPHARIVSIDVEAALAAPGVHLVLTGKDALQANLIAPGPLVSFPGVDGMKIKAPNRYALSTDRVRFVGEPVAVVIADSADTAADAVELIAVEYEDLPAIIDPEAALEDGAPQLFDDVPGNLVFLHGFGDKATADEAFAKAAHVATLTVESQRVAANPLELKSFMAAYDAETDVFDVYSASQGTGLGDGLARFTGHPPEKVRHHMGDVGGSFGIRGAPYPEYAAIMLAAKKLCRPVRWTASRTESFLADYHGRAVRFAGELALGETGEFLAIRMNVVCDLGAYHSPAGALINVLNPMLTGTGCYRIPAVYGLNRLAFTNTSPIAAYRGAGRPDINYFVERLVDQAATDLGMDRIEIRRKNLIPDDAYPYKTPTTVYDSGSYVAMLEEALTMSDWKGFEARRKEAEKRGNLRGIGMGIFVEPSGGGHMPEETEIRFEADGTLTLYTLSGSAGQGHETVLPRLVARELGIDENLINLRANSVHAPHKLKGAGTMGSRTMASHGASLTITSREVVKKGLTLAAEALEASETDIEFDHGHYKVAGTNMSISLLELAARHGTPEGNALDTLGSIQPERNFPGGVHVAEVEIDPNTGETRVTSYIGVDDAGHVVNHTLLEGQMHGGLAQGAGQVFGEHIVYDRDSGQMLTATFMDYFMPRADFMPTPRFFDLPTPSPTNVLGVKGGGEAGTTGALPTLMNAILDALRQAGVKDFDMPATPYRVWEALKVAREGARQAS